CGTTCGATCAGAGGCGAACCGGGCCCGGGCCTTTTTCGGACAGCATGTCGTCGGGGTTGGACAGGGTGCAGCTCTTGAGGCTGAGGCAACCGCAGCCGATGCAATCGGCAAGGTTGTCGCGCAGGCGCTGCAGATGCAGGATGCGGTCGTCCAGGTCTTGGCGCCATCCGGCGGACAGTCGGGCCCAGTCCCGGCTGCTTGGCACGCGGTCGCTGGGCAAGGTGGACAGGGCCTGTCGGACGCGCGCCAGCGGAATGCCGAGGCGCTGGGACATCCGGATGAACGCAACCCGGCGCAGGGTGTCGCGGGTGTAGCGGCGCTGGTTGCCCGAGGTGCGCCGAGAGGCGATCAGCCCCTCGCGTTCGTAGAAATGCAGTGCCGAAATCGCCACGCCCGCGCGAGCCGCGAGTCCTCCGGGCGTCAGCTCCTGGGTGCCCATATCTCTCAACGATAGTTGAGGTTGGTTTCAGCGCCCAGGGTTCACGGCATCGGTTCGGCCGCGATGACGTAGTCGTCGCCGTGACACAGGCCATCCTCGCGCTCGCACAGCGCAAGCGCTCGCCCGCGGAGGTCGTCGATGTAGCTGTGCATCGCGGTGCCCAGTTCGTTCGACGAGAAGCGCGCCAGGCGGTTGAGGCACATGTCCAATTGGCTGTGGATGTACCGCTCGCGGTAGCGGATTGGGAAGCGCCGGCTGTCCACCATGCGAAACCCGGCCAGGCCCAACTGGCGCAGCATCCAGTCCAGCGGGTACTCCCGGTACGGTCGCTCGCCCGCGAGCAAAAGGCACGCATCACGAACGCGACCGATCTCCCAAATGATCCGGCCGCTGGGGGTTTCGGGCTCGAACTGCACGTAAGGTTCCAGGCCGATGACATAGAGCCTGCCGCGTTCGGCAACCAGGGGCCGCAGCCGCTCGAACACGCGGTCCTGCCAATACGGCGCAAATCCCTCGATGGCCCCGACCAGATAGTCGACGAGCACAGTGTCGAAGGTCTCCCCGGTCAGCAGGCTGTCGTTGATCCAGTTGCCCACCAGGAGGCGATCCTGCGGACGGATTTCGCTGTGCAGGGCGCCGCGGATGGTGTCGGACATGCCGTGGGCGGCGGTGATCGCGGTCCAGCGCTCGGTGGGCAACGTCAGAATCCACTCCAGCGATTTCACGCCGGTGCCCGCGTCCAGCAGGCTGCCCCACGGCCGATCTCCCTGAAGTTCTTCGACATAGGTGAACAGCGACGAGATCTTGGACGTGTTCGCCACCAGTGGACTCCGTTTCGTCTCGACGTCGCTGGACTTCGGCCGCCCCCGGCGACGCGCGAGGTCGATGGTAGCGACGAAAATCCATTATTGAAAATCATTGTCGGTAAGGCGACGCGGAGGGCGTGTCCGCGCCGCTGGCTCCGGATCGGGTGGCTTCGGGCGCTACGGTGCTAGATGTGGGTGCCCCGGCGCTGAGCGTCAATACCGAGGTCGGAACGCTGCGCGCGGTCATCCTGCACCGCCCGGGCGCCGAGCTTCAGCGGCTGACGCCCCGCAACAGCGACCGGCTGCTGTTCGACGGGCTTCCGTGGGTGGCCCGCGCGCAGGAGGAGCACGACGCGTTCGCCGACCTGTTGCGGTCCCGCGGGGTCGAGGTGCTGCTGCTCTCGGATCTGCTGAGCGAGGCGCTGGCCAGCGGGGCGGCCCGGATGCAGGGCATCGCGGCGGCCATCGACGCCCGGCGGCTGGGTCTGCCGTTGGCACAAGAGCTTTCGGCGTACCTGCGTACCCTCGAGCCCGAGCCCCTGGCCCACCTGCTGATGGCGGGCATGACCTTCACCGAGATCCCGCTGGTCGACAGCGAGCTCTCCCTGGTGCGGCGCATGCACCACGGCGGTGATTTCGTCATCGACCCGCTGCCCAACCTGTTGTTCACCCGGGACTCGTCGTTCTGGATCGGGCCGCGGGTGGCGATCACGTCGCTGTCGCTGCCGGCGCGGACCCGGGAAACCTCGTTGACCGACTTGATCTACGCGCACCATCCGCGGTTTCTCGGGGTGCGACGGGCCTACGAGTCGCGCTCGGCTCCGGTCGAGGGTGGCGACGTGCTGCTGCTCGCGCCCGGTGTGGTCGCCGTCGGGGTCGGCGAGCGCACCACGCCGGCGGGCGCGGAAGCCTTGGCGCGCAGCCTGTTCGATGACGATCTGGCACACACGGTGTTGGCGGTGCCGATCGCTCAGGAGCGCGCCCAGATGCATCTGGACACGGTGTGCACCATGGTCGACGTCGACGCCGTGGTGATGTATCCGAACGTGGTGGACACGCTGTCTGCGTTCACCATTCGCCGTGTCAACGGCCGAATCCAGATCGACGACGCGGAGCTCTTCGTTCGGGCCGCCGCCAAGGCGATGGGCATCGACCGACTGCGGGTGATCGACACCGGGCTGGACCCCGTCACGGCCGAGCGCGAGCAGTGGGACGACGGCAACAACACTTTGGCTCTCGCGCCGGGCGTGGTCGTGGCTTACGAGCGCAACGCGGAAACCAATGCCCGGCTGGAGGATTCGGGTATCGAGGTGCTGCGGATCGCCGCCTCGGAGCTGGGCACCGGCCGCGGCGGTCCGCGCTGCATGTCCTGTCCGGCGGCGCGTGACCCGGTCTAGCCCGTCGCAACCGGCCGGTCCGGCTCCGAACTCCATTGCGACCACGACCCCGGGAACAACGCGGCATCCACCCCGACGGCGGCCAACGCCGCAACAGTCACTGCGGCCGTCACCCCGGAGCCGCAGTACACCGCGACCTCCGAATCGGCGCGTACCCCCAACTCCTCGAACCACCGGATCAGATCCGCGTCGGGGAGCAAGGCGCCGTCCTCGCCCAGTAGCGCCGTGCTCGGTGCGTTGAGCGCCCCCGGGATGTGGCCCGCCACCGCGTCGACGGGTTCGACGTCACCTCGATAACGCTCCGGGGCCCGGGCGTCCAGCAGCACCGCCGCGGCTGCGGCCTGATCGGCGGTGACCGTGCGGCGGGCCGCGGCGTAGAGGTCGTCGTGCGCCACGGTGACATCACCCGGCTCGGGAGTTACTGCACCGGAATGCAACTCGCCCTGCCACGCGGAGAGTCCACCGTCCAGGATGTGCACGTCCGGGATGCCCGCCGCGGTCAGCACCCACCACGCGCGCGACGAACCGGCGCGGTTCCAGTCGTCGTAGACCACCACCGGAACCCCGCTGCGCATGCCCCACCGGCGGGCCGCCGCCTGCAGTGCCGGCCCGGACGGTAGCGGATGACGACCCCGTCCGGGCACGCAGTGATCGGTGAGGTCGTCGTCGAGCGACACGTACACCGCCCCGGGCAGATGCCCGCGTTCGTAGGCCGCAGTGCCGTCGGGCTGGGCCAATTCCCAGCGCACATCCAACAGCGTGGTGGGCTCACCGGCATCGAGGCGGCGCGCCAACTCGTCGGCGCTGATCAGGACATTCTCGCGATTGCTCATCACCGCTCGCCTCCCGGGCCGAAAATGCATTGAGGGCTGTGGGATTGGCCCTACAACGACCCTAGCCGCAATCTGGGCGCTACTGGCGGGGCGCCCAGCCTCGGTGCGCGAAGGCCTGCTGCACCCGATGGAGGATGAACCGCCGGCTGTGCTCGGCGAGGACGTGCAGGTGGATCCAGCCGTTGC
This DNA window, taken from Mycolicibacterium sp. MU0050, encodes the following:
- the soxR gene encoding redox-sensitive transcriptional activator SoxR, whose amino-acid sequence is MGTQELTPGGLAARAGVAISALHFYEREGLIASRRTSGNQRRYTRDTLRRVAFIRMSQRLGIPLARVRQALSTLPSDRVPSSRDWARLSAGWRQDLDDRILHLQRLRDNLADCIGCGCLSLKSCTLSNPDDMLSEKGPGPVRL
- the arcA gene encoding arginine deiminase, yielding MLDVGAPALSVNTEVGTLRAVILHRPGAELQRLTPRNSDRLLFDGLPWVARAQEEHDAFADLLRSRGVEVLLLSDLLSEALASGAARMQGIAAAIDARRLGLPLAQELSAYLRTLEPEPLAHLLMAGMTFTEIPLVDSELSLVRRMHHGGDFVIDPLPNLLFTRDSSFWIGPRVAITSLSLPARTRETSLTDLIYAHHPRFLGVRRAYESRSAPVEGGDVLLLAPGVVAVGVGERTTPAGAEALARSLFDDDLAHTVLAVPIAQERAQMHLDTVCTMVDVDAVVMYPNVVDTLSAFTIRRVNGRIQIDDAELFVRAAAKAMGIDRLRVIDTGLDPVTAEREQWDDGNNTLALAPGVVVAYERNAETNARLEDSGIEVLRIAASELGTGRGGPRCMSCPAARDPV
- a CDS encoding sulfurtransferase, translating into MSNRENVLISADELARRLDAGEPTTLLDVRWELAQPDGTAAYERGHLPGAVYVSLDDDLTDHCVPGRGRHPLPSGPALQAAARRWGMRSGVPVVVYDDWNRAGSSRAWWVLTAAGIPDVHILDGGLSAWQGELHSGAVTPEPGDVTVAHDDLYAAARRTVTADQAAAAAVLLDARAPERYRGDVEPVDAVAGHIPGALNAPSTALLGEDGALLPDADLIRWFEELGVRADSEVAVYCGSGVTAAVTVAALAAVGVDAALFPGSWSQWSSEPDRPVATG